The Kiloniellales bacterium DNA window TTCAAGGTGGTCCCCTTCGGTGACGCCGAGGCCCTGGAGGCGGCAATCACCCCCAACACCGCGGGCTTCCTGGTCGAGCCGATCCAGGGCGAGGCCGGGGTGATGATCCCGCCGGATGGCTACCTGCAGCAGGTCCGCGAGATCTGCAGCCGCCACAACGTGATGCTGATCCTGGACGAGATCCAGACCGGGCTGGGCCGGACCGGGCGGCTGCTGGCCGAGGAGCATGAGGGGATCGAAGCCGACCTGACCCTGGTCGGCAAGGCTCTGTCGGGCGGTTTCTATCCGGTCTCCGCGGTGCTTTCCAACTCAGAGGTCCTGGGCGTGCTCAGGCCCGGCGAGCACGGCAGTACCTTCGGGGGCAATCCACTGGCCTGCGCCATCGCGCGGGCGGCGCTGCGGGTCCTGGTCGAGGAAGGGATGATCGAAAACGCCGCCGAGATGGGCGCCTACTTCCTCGAGGGTCTCAAGGCGATCCGTAGCAACAACATCAGGGAGGTGCGCGGCCGCGGCCTGATGCTGGCGGTGGAGTTCGAGCGCGAAGCCGGCGGCGCCCGGCGCTACTGCGAGTCGCTCAAGGACCTCGGCCTGCTGTGCAAGGAGACCCACGTCAATACGATCCGCTTCGCGCCGCCGCTGATCATCACCCGCGACCAGGTCGATTGGGCGCTGGAGCGCATCGACACCGTGCTGACCGGGTGAGGTGCTCCGCGCCCGGCGCGGGCGATCCTGCGCCACGCTATCGCGCAACGGCCGGAAGTCTCCGATAGCATGGACCCGCTGACACAGGGCGCGCTGGGCGCCGCGCTGCCGCAAGCGACGCGCAACAAGACCCAGATCGGCATCGCCGGCATCCTTGGGTTCTTCGCCGGCATGACGGCGGATCTGGACGTTCTGATCCGCTCCGAGGCCGATCCGCTCAAGTTCCTTGAATACCACCGCCAGTTCACGCACGCCCTGATCTTCGTTCCGCTCGGCGGCCTGATCTGCACGCTGGCGCTCCATTGGATGCTGGGACGACGCTGGCAGCTGACCTATGGGCAGACCTTTCTTTTCTGCACACTGGGCTATGCCACGCATCCCTTGCTCGACGCCGCCACATCCTACGGCACGATGCTGTTCTGGCCGTTCAGCGAGGATAGGTTTGCCCTGAGCATCGTTTCCATCGTCGACCCGCTCTTCACGCTGCCGGTCTTGGTCCTGGTCGTTCTGTGCGGGCTCAGGCGAAAGCCCGCGCTGGCGCGCTTCGCCCTCGCCTGGGCGGTCCTTTATCTGACGGCCGGAGCTCTGCAGCACCAGGCGGCTCGGGCCATGGCCGAGGAGGTCGCCGCCTCCCGCGGGCATAGGCCGATCCGTCTCGAGGTGAAGCCGAGCTTCGCCAACATCCTGGTCTGGAAAACGATTTACGAGACGCCGGATCGCTTT harbors:
- the rocD gene encoding ornithine--oxo-acid transaminase, with product MSKQELSTAGPDDGQAFLEIEAELGAHNYKPIDVVLSRGEGVWVWDIDGKRYLDCLSAYSAVNQGHCHPKIREAMIEQAGKLTLTSRAFRNDQLAPFYQEICDLTNASKVLPMNSGAEAVESAVKAVRKWGYEVKGIPADQAEVIVCSNNFHGRTLMIVGFSTDPTARGGFGPFAPGFKVVPFGDAEALEAAITPNTAGFLVEPIQGEAGVMIPPDGYLQQVREICSRHNVMLILDEIQTGLGRTGRLLAEEHEGIEADLTLVGKALSGGFYPVSAVLSNSEVLGVLRPGEHGSTFGGNPLACAIARAALRVLVEEGMIENAAEMGAYFLEGLKAIRSNNIREVRGRGLMLAVEFEREAGGARRYCESLKDLGLLCKETHVNTIRFAPPLIITRDQVDWALERIDTVLTG
- a CDS encoding metal-dependent hydrolase translates to MDPLTQGALGAALPQATRNKTQIGIAGILGFFAGMTADLDVLIRSEADPLKFLEYHRQFTHALIFVPLGGLICTLALHWMLGRRWQLTYGQTFLFCTLGYATHPLLDAATSYGTMLFWPFSEDRFALSIVSIVDPLFTLPVLVLVVLCGLRRKPALARFALAWAVLYLTAGALQHQAARAMAEEVAASRGHRPIRLEVKPSFANILVWKTIYETPDRFFVDAVRAGVLPRVFPGVSVPKLDRKRDLPWLDPSSQQARDIARFRRFSDGFVAQDPDRPNRIIDVRYSFVPNTVSALWSIELTPGAPPTAHAGYRTHREQARDNLGVLWRMISGD